A stretch of Ranitomeya variabilis isolate aRanVar5 chromosome 3, aRanVar5.hap1, whole genome shotgun sequence DNA encodes these proteins:
- the LOC143815565 gene encoding mitochondrial glutamate carrier 1-like isoform X2 gives MYSNCAAVNLTLVTPEKAIKLAANDFFRHHLTQDGKKLTLVKEMLAGCGAGTCQVIITTPMEMLKIQLQDAGRLASCQKTATGIQSLTQGAKHLNTIPVLSRAYNVGPTLGTQKLSATQIASELLRTQGIKGLYKGLGATLLRDVPFSVIYFPLFSNINKLGMSSPDGRAPFLHSFFAGCVAGSTAAVAVNPCDVIKTRLQSLNKGANEEAYSGIIDCVRKIWINEGPSAFLKGSGCRALVIAPLFGIAQVVYFLGVGEAVVEFAQFRSLSSP, from the exons GTGCCGCAGTGAATTTAACCCTAGTAACTCCAGAGAAGGCCATTAAATTAGCTGCAAACGACTTTTTTAGGCACCACTTGACTCAAGATGG caaGAAGCTCACATTGGTCAAAGAAATGTTGGCAGGATGTGGTGCTGGGACCTGTCAGGTTATTATAACCACTCCTATGGAAATGCTTAAGATTCAGCTGCAGGATGCAGGACGACTAG CATCTTGCCAGAAGACTGCTACTGGGATACAAAGCCTTACTCAGGGTGCAAAGCATTTGAATACCATTCCTGTGCTCTCAAGAGCTTATAATGTTGGGCCAACGCTGGGGACACAAAAGTTATCTGCTACACAGATTGCTTCCGAACTTCTCAGAACACAGGGTATAAAAGGCCTTTATAAAGGTCTGGGGGCAACGTTATTGAG GGATGTTCCATTTTCAGTCATCTATTTCCCATTGTTCTCCAACATCAATAAGCTGGGGATGTCCTCTCCAGATGGGAGAGCTCCTTTTCTTCACTCGTTCTTTGCAGGCTGTGTTGCTGGCTCCACGGCAGCTGTGGCTGTCAATCCTTGTGACG TGATAAAGACTCGTCTTCAATCATTGAACAAAGGAGCCAATGAAGAGGCCTACAGTGGAATAATAGACTGTGTCCG GAAAATCTGGATAAATGAGGGCCCATCTGCCTTTCTGAAGGGATCTGGTTGCCGGGCATTAGTTATTGCACCCCTTTTTGGTATAGCTCAAGTTGTCTACTTCCTTGGTGTGGGAGAAGCAGTTGTGGAGTTTGCTCAGTTCAGAAGCCTGTCATCTCCGTAA